A genomic segment from Ornithorhynchus anatinus isolate Pmale09 chromosome 16, mOrnAna1.pri.v4, whole genome shotgun sequence encodes:
- the LIN28A gene encoding protein lin-28 homolog A: MGSVSNQQFAGGCTKGATEEATVATVATGPGGEEPPLLLQGAGVCKWFNVRMGFGFLSMTARAGVVLDTPVDVFVHQSKLHMEGFRSLKEGEAVEFTFKKSAKGLESIRVTGPGGAFCVGSERRPKGKNLQKRRSKGDRCYNCGGLDHHAKECKLPPQPKKCHFCQSISHMVATCPLKSQQSPSSQGKPACLREEEEATGSALLPEAQD, from the exons ATGGGCTCCGTCTCCAACCAACAGTTCGCAG gtggCTGCACCAAGGGGGCCACGGAGGAGGCCACGGTGGCCACGGTGGCCACCGGCCCGGGGGGCGAggagccgccgctgctgctgcaggGCGCCGGCGTCTGCAAGTGGTTCAACGTGCGCATGGGCTTCGGGTTCCTCTCCATGACCGCCCGCGCCGGCGTCGTGCTAGACACCCCCGTGGACGTCTTTGTGCACCAG AGCAAGCTGCACATGGAGGGATTCCgcagcctgaaggaaggggaggcGGTGGAGTTCACCTTCAAGAAGTCAGCCAAAGGCTTGGAGTCCATCCGAGTGACGGGCCCTGGAGGCGCGTTCTGCGTTGGGAGCGAGAGGCGGCCGAAGGGCAAGAACCTGCAGAAGCGTAGGTCGAAAGGAGACAG atGCTACAATTGCGGCGGACTGGACCACCATGCCAAGGAGTGCAAGCTGCCGCCCCAGCCCAAGAAGTGCCACTTCTGTCAGAGCATCAGCCACATGGTGGCCACGTGCCCGCTCAAGTCCCAGCAGTCGCCCAGCTCCCAGGGGAAGCCGGCCTGCcttcgggaggaagaggaggcgaccGGCTCCGCCCTGCTCCCCGAAGCCCAGGATTGA